A single genomic interval of Arthrobacter globiformis harbors:
- a CDS encoding cysteine desulfurase family protein has product MPVYLDHAATTPIAAEALAALTRELSRTGNPSSLHGSGRRARRSVEDARETLAAATGAHPSEVIFTSGGTEADNLAVKGLYWSRLAEDPRRRRILCSAVEHHAVLDTVEWLERHEGAEVSWLPVNQDGVLDLEALQTELVREPESIALVTIMWANNEVGSIQPVHRVVELAHAAGVPVHSDAVQAFGSVSLDFRASGLDAMSISGHKIGGPVGVGALILGRSVKLTPVQHGGGQERDVRSGTLDTASIAAFAAAADWAARNLEAEAARICGLRDRLITGVRDAVPAAVLRGPEGEGRLPGNAHFTFPGCEGDSLLFLLDLAGVESSTGSACTAGVPRPSHVLLAMGLDEETARGAQRFTLGHPSTEADVDALLAALPGAYARARQAGMAGHESSIQTAATVARQGSGIS; this is encoded by the coding sequence GTGCCTGTTTACCTGGACCATGCCGCCACCACACCCATCGCCGCCGAAGCCCTGGCTGCACTGACGCGCGAGCTGTCCCGGACCGGAAATCCGTCGTCCCTCCACGGCTCCGGCCGCCGGGCGAGACGCTCCGTGGAGGATGCGCGGGAAACCCTCGCCGCCGCGACAGGGGCCCATCCCTCGGAGGTCATCTTCACCTCGGGCGGCACCGAAGCGGACAACCTGGCCGTCAAGGGCCTGTATTGGTCCCGGCTGGCGGAAGACCCGCGCCGGCGCCGGATCCTGTGTTCCGCCGTCGAGCACCATGCCGTGCTGGACACTGTGGAGTGGCTGGAACGCCACGAAGGGGCGGAAGTTTCGTGGCTGCCCGTCAACCAGGACGGCGTGCTGGACCTCGAAGCGCTGCAGACCGAACTGGTGCGTGAGCCCGAGTCAATTGCGCTGGTGACGATCATGTGGGCCAACAACGAGGTCGGCAGTATCCAGCCCGTCCACCGGGTGGTAGAGCTTGCGCACGCCGCCGGCGTCCCGGTGCATTCCGACGCGGTCCAGGCGTTCGGCTCCGTTTCCTTGGATTTCCGGGCCTCCGGGCTGGATGCCATGTCCATCTCGGGACACAAGATCGGCGGGCCGGTCGGCGTCGGTGCGCTCATCCTTGGCCGGTCGGTGAAGCTCACGCCGGTACAGCACGGCGGCGGCCAGGAGCGTGACGTCCGCTCGGGGACGCTCGACACGGCGTCCATAGCGGCCTTCGCCGCCGCTGCTGACTGGGCCGCGAGGAACCTTGAGGCCGAGGCGGCGCGGATTTGCGGGCTGCGCGACCGGCTCATCACGGGGGTCCGTGACGCGGTTCCGGCGGCGGTGCTGCGCGGCCCGGAGGGCGAGGGGCGACTGCCCGGCAACGCCCATTTCACGTTCCCCGGCTGCGAGGGCGACTCCCTGCTGTTCCTCCTGGACCTCGCCGGCGTCGAATCGTCCACCGGCTCCGCGTGCACGGCAGGTGTTCCGCGTCCGTCGCATGTCCTCCTTGCCATGGGCCTGGACGAGGAGACCGCGCGCGGTGCACAGCGCTTCACCTTGGGGCATCCTTCGACGGAAGCGGACGTCGATGCACTCCTCGCGGCCCTGCCAGGTGCTTATGCCCGGGCGCGGCAGGCCGGAATGGCCGGGCACGAATCCTCCATTCAGACGGCTGCCACCGTTGCCCGGCAGGGGTCCGGCATCAGCTGA
- a CDS encoding NAD(P)/FAD-dependent oxidoreductase, which yields MTPESIVIAGAGLAGATAARTLRAEGYAGNITIVGTEPHPPYLRPPLSKEYLLGKAGEDAVEVAPESWYADNNVSLRLATPVASVDPAAHAVRFADGTIQGYGALLLAPGAAPRTLPLSGKELDGVTTFRTLDDSRRLRDQLSPGGRNVVLVGSGWIGMELAAAARTYGNQVTLLGLEDIPLAAAIGPEVGSFFRTLHEDNGVHFRLPASAREITGQNGMVTAVVTDAGERLPADIVVIAVGVVPETALATAAGLEVRNGILTDASLRTSAPNIFAAGDAANALHPFTGEHHRSEHWSNALNGGKVAARAMLGQDVVLDTVPYFYTDQFDVSMEYSGFPSLAAKAAPVIRGSLDSKEFVAFWQQDGRVVAGMSVNWPRSVKPSAQKTIKALITGRTEVPAERLADETVPLDQLMPGIR from the coding sequence ATGACCCCTGAAAGCATTGTCATCGCCGGCGCAGGGCTGGCCGGAGCGACGGCGGCCCGCACCCTGCGCGCCGAAGGATACGCCGGGAACATCACCATCGTGGGGACCGAGCCGCACCCTCCCTATCTCAGGCCGCCGCTGTCCAAGGAGTACCTGCTCGGCAAAGCCGGGGAGGATGCCGTCGAGGTCGCGCCGGAGAGCTGGTACGCCGACAACAACGTCAGCCTCCGGCTGGCCACACCGGTGGCATCGGTTGATCCGGCAGCCCACGCTGTCCGCTTCGCAGACGGAACAATCCAGGGATACGGGGCGCTGCTGCTGGCGCCCGGCGCGGCGCCCCGGACACTGCCGTTGAGCGGCAAGGAACTGGACGGCGTCACCACCTTCCGCACGCTCGACGACAGCCGCCGCCTGCGGGACCAGTTGTCGCCTGGCGGACGGAACGTTGTGCTCGTCGGTTCCGGCTGGATCGGGATGGAACTGGCCGCGGCGGCACGCACCTACGGCAACCAGGTCACACTGCTCGGGCTTGAGGACATCCCGCTTGCCGCGGCGATCGGCCCAGAGGTTGGCAGCTTTTTCCGCACCCTGCACGAGGACAACGGAGTCCACTTCCGGCTCCCCGCCTCCGCCAGGGAGATCACCGGACAGAACGGAATGGTGACCGCCGTGGTGACCGACGCCGGCGAGCGCCTGCCCGCGGACATCGTGGTCATCGCAGTAGGAGTGGTTCCGGAAACGGCACTCGCCACCGCGGCCGGGCTGGAGGTCCGCAACGGTATCCTCACGGACGCTTCGCTCCGCACCAGCGCTCCGAATATTTTTGCTGCCGGCGACGCCGCCAATGCACTGCATCCATTTACCGGCGAGCACCACCGCAGCGAACACTGGTCCAACGCGCTCAACGGCGGCAAGGTGGCGGCCAGGGCCATGCTTGGTCAGGACGTTGTGCTGGACACGGTTCCCTACTTCTACACCGACCAGTTCGACGTCAGCATGGAGTACTCGGGCTTCCCGTCGCTCGCAGCAAAGGCGGCTCCGGTCATCCGCGGCTCGCTGGACAGCAAGGAGTTCGTGGCCTTCTGGCAGCAGGACGGGCGTGTTGTGGCCGGCATGAGCGTTAATTGGCCGCGGTCCGTCAAGCCAAGTGCCCAGAAGACCATCAAGGCGCTCATCACCGGCCGGACCGAGGTGCCTGCCGAGCGGCTGGCGGACGAGACGGTTCCGCTCGACCAGCTGATGCCCGGGATCAGGTGA
- a CDS encoding hydroxymethylglutaryl-CoA lyase has product MNHVQAPRPVSIVDVSPRDGLQNEKVPVSTEDKLRLINELISLGARRIEAVSFVNPRKVPQMADADAVMAGVPREAGASFIGLVLNTKGAVRAVDAGVDEMNYVLPVTDAFAAANQKTTVAAALDSLEEVSSIAAGASIPLTVTAAVAFGCPYQGDVPKEQTLAVVRSALQRGALAEIALADTIGCAVPWQVGDVFGELRSETDVQLRAHLHETRHTALANTYAAMAAGVGVFDSAVGGLGGCPFAPGAAGNISTEDLVWMLERAGFSTSIDPVAATELGRWICAKVETAPRSGLAGAGVFPKAA; this is encoded by the coding sequence ATGAATCACGTACAGGCTCCGAGGCCGGTTTCCATTGTGGACGTCAGTCCGCGGGACGGGCTCCAGAACGAAAAGGTGCCGGTCAGCACCGAGGACAAGCTGCGGCTCATCAATGAGCTCATCTCCCTGGGCGCGAGGAGGATTGAGGCGGTCAGCTTTGTTAACCCCCGGAAGGTCCCGCAGATGGCAGACGCAGATGCGGTCATGGCAGGCGTGCCCAGGGAGGCCGGGGCCAGTTTCATCGGGCTGGTGCTGAACACTAAGGGCGCCGTCCGTGCCGTCGATGCGGGGGTGGACGAAATGAACTACGTGCTGCCGGTGACAGACGCCTTCGCCGCCGCGAACCAGAAGACCACCGTGGCCGCAGCCCTCGATTCACTTGAGGAAGTATCCTCGATCGCCGCCGGGGCCTCGATTCCCCTCACCGTGACTGCTGCCGTCGCCTTCGGCTGTCCGTACCAGGGCGACGTGCCCAAGGAGCAGACTCTTGCTGTGGTCCGCTCAGCGCTGCAGCGCGGAGCGCTGGCAGAGATAGCCCTGGCGGACACCATCGGCTGTGCCGTCCCCTGGCAGGTCGGTGATGTGTTCGGCGAGCTGCGCTCAGAAACGGACGTGCAGTTGCGGGCGCATCTGCACGAAACACGCCACACCGCGCTGGCTAACACTTACGCGGCCATGGCGGCCGGCGTCGGCGTTTTCGACAGCGCGGTAGGAGGCCTGGGCGGTTGCCCCTTTGCACCCGGTGCGGCCGGCAACATCTCCACAGAGGACCTGGTGTGGATGCTGGAACGCGCAGGGTTCAGCACCTCCATCGATCCTGTGGCGGCCACCGAACTCGGCCGCTGGATCTGCGCCAAGGTGGAGACGGCGCCTCGTTCAGGACTGGCAGGTGCCGGGGTGTTTCCCAAGGCTGCGTGA
- a CDS encoding helix-turn-helix transcriptional regulator, producing the protein MSRPVESRESKTALSWTGRLAALASLGDASRRRLFEYVAGQPSAVGRDDAAAALGMPRSTVSFHLDRLVRDGLLAVEFRKLGEKAGPGSGRPAKLYRPALEEVGASVPDRSYDLAGELMATAIESSMAGGGGVREALADASYSRGRALGGNGSSLDEVLGSIGYMPEQDAEGGIILMNCPFHRLADGHADVVCAMNGAFLSGAAAACGVPEEKVVEDRTAGRCCARIRP; encoded by the coding sequence ATGAGCCGACCGGTTGAGAGCCGCGAATCAAAGACCGCTCTTTCGTGGACCGGCCGTCTGGCAGCCCTGGCCTCGCTGGGTGACGCCAGCAGGCGGCGCCTTTTTGAGTACGTCGCCGGGCAGCCGTCGGCAGTGGGGCGGGACGACGCTGCGGCTGCGCTGGGCATGCCCCGGTCTACAGTGTCCTTCCACCTGGACAGGCTGGTCCGCGACGGGTTGCTCGCCGTCGAGTTCCGCAAGCTCGGCGAAAAGGCCGGCCCGGGGTCGGGCCGTCCGGCGAAGCTGTACCGCCCGGCCCTGGAAGAAGTGGGAGCGTCGGTACCGGACCGGAGCTATGACCTAGCCGGAGAGCTGATGGCCACCGCGATTGAATCCTCCATGGCCGGCGGGGGAGGGGTACGCGAGGCACTGGCTGACGCGTCCTATTCCCGGGGCCGTGCCCTGGGTGGGAACGGATCGTCCCTGGATGAAGTGCTCGGGAGCATTGGCTACATGCCCGAACAGGACGCCGAGGGCGGCATCATCCTGATGAACTGTCCTTTCCACCGGCTCGCTGACGGGCACGCGGACGTGGTGTGTGCCATGAACGGGGCGTTCTTGAGTGGTGCCGCCGCTGCCTGCGGGGTGCCGGAGGAGAAGGTGGTGGAGGACAGGACAGCCGGGCGCTGCTGCGCCAGGATCAGGCCCTGA
- a CDS encoding ABC transporter substrate-binding protein — MAKNQRALRSAIALAGVSAFALTACTGPSGGGGTSTGGAGGGTITYGTTDKVVTLDPAGSYDAGSFMVMNQIYPFLMNSKPGSAEASPDIAESASFTSPTEYTVKLKPGLKFANGHALTSSDVKFSIDRVVKIADPNGPASLLANLKSVAAKDDSTVVFTLKAANDQVFPSVLGTNTGPIVDEEVFPANKIMSDDEIVKGKPFGGQYTIESYKKNELVSLKANPDYNGLLGKPANDGANIKYYADSNNLKLDVQQGNIDVAGRSLTATDAADLEKDSKVKVHKGPGGELRYIVFNFDTMPFGAKTANADAKKALAVRQAMADIVDRDAIATQVYKGTYLPAFSVVPDGLPGAAQPLKEMYGDGNGKPDLDKAKKAFADAGITGTVNIKLQYNPDHYGKSSGDEYAMIKEQLEKSGLFKVDLQSTEWVTYSKARTADAYPVYQLGWFPDYSDADNYLTPFFIPGNFLKNHYENPAVTDIIKKQLVTADKTEREKSVGDAQTAVAKDLSTLPLLQGAQLMVAGADVKGVEQTLDPSFKTRLGVISK; from the coding sequence ATGGCAAAGAATCAGAGGGCCTTGCGGAGCGCTATCGCGCTGGCAGGCGTTTCCGCTTTCGCACTCACGGCCTGCACCGGCCCGTCCGGAGGCGGGGGAACATCCACCGGCGGCGCCGGCGGAGGGACCATCACCTACGGGACCACGGACAAAGTTGTCACCCTTGACCCTGCCGGATCCTACGACGCCGGCTCGTTCATGGTCATGAACCAGATCTATCCGTTCCTCATGAACTCCAAGCCCGGATCAGCCGAGGCCAGCCCGGACATCGCGGAATCCGCCTCCTTCACGAGCCCCACGGAATACACCGTGAAGCTTAAGCCGGGCCTCAAGTTCGCCAACGGCCACGCGTTAACGTCCTCGGACGTCAAATTCTCCATCGACCGCGTCGTCAAAATCGCTGACCCCAATGGGCCGGCGTCACTGCTCGCGAATCTGAAATCGGTGGCAGCCAAGGATGATTCCACGGTCGTCTTTACGCTTAAGGCGGCGAACGACCAGGTCTTCCCTAGCGTCCTCGGTACCAACACCGGTCCCATCGTCGATGAAGAAGTCTTTCCGGCGAACAAGATCATGAGCGACGACGAGATCGTCAAGGGCAAGCCCTTTGGGGGCCAGTACACTATCGAGAGCTACAAGAAGAACGAGCTTGTCAGCCTCAAGGCCAACCCGGACTACAACGGCTTGCTCGGCAAACCAGCCAACGACGGCGCCAACATCAAGTACTACGCCGACTCCAACAATCTGAAGCTGGACGTGCAGCAGGGCAACATCGACGTTGCCGGCCGCAGCCTGACAGCCACCGACGCCGCGGACCTTGAAAAGGACTCGAAGGTCAAGGTGCACAAGGGACCCGGCGGCGAACTGCGCTACATCGTCTTCAATTTCGACACCATGCCCTTCGGCGCCAAGACCGCCAACGCCGACGCCAAGAAGGCGCTCGCCGTCCGCCAGGCCATGGCCGACATTGTCGACCGAGACGCCATCGCAACCCAGGTCTACAAAGGCACCTACCTTCCTGCGTTCTCCGTCGTTCCGGATGGACTGCCGGGTGCAGCGCAGCCCCTCAAGGAGATGTACGGCGACGGCAACGGCAAGCCCGACCTTGACAAGGCCAAGAAGGCGTTCGCCGACGCCGGCATCACCGGCACGGTCAACATCAAACTGCAGTACAACCCCGACCACTACGGCAAGTCCTCCGGCGATGAATACGCCATGATCAAGGAACAGCTGGAAAAGTCGGGCCTGTTCAAGGTGGACCTGCAGTCCACGGAGTGGGTGACCTACTCCAAGGCACGCACCGCGGACGCCTACCCGGTCTACCAGCTTGGCTGGTTCCCTGACTACTCCGACGCGGACAACTACCTCACGCCGTTCTTTATCCCGGGCAACTTCCTCAAGAACCACTACGAGAACCCGGCGGTCACTGACATCATCAAGAAGCAACTGGTCACAGCTGACAAGACCGAGCGCGAAAAGTCTGTCGGCGACGCGCAGACGGCCGTCGCCAAGGACCTTTCCACGTTGCCGCTGCTGCAGGGCGCCCAGCTGATGGTGGCCGGCGCGGATGTCAAGGGCGTAGAACAGACGCTGGACCCGTCATTCAAAACCCGCCTCGGAGTGATCTCGAAGTAG
- a CDS encoding ABC transporter ATP-binding protein, with protein MTINIGSVSDRHAAGTGPVLDIDHLKVTFATDAGDVYAVKDVSLEVKAGEVLAIVGESGSGKTVTAKTILGLLPETAISSGAVLINGSNVISVSPGKLRQIRGRDVAMVFQEPSTALNPVFTVGWQIAEGILAHASRDSGKRVTAKEAKAKAVEALRKVGIPDPETRVNYYPHQFSGGQKQRVVIAAALALNPGLIVADEPTTALDVTVQAEILELLRDLRDKYGTSIVLITHNMGVVADLADRVVVMYQGDVVEEASARSLFADPRQDYTRKLLAAVPHLGRHSASEGMTERAHQGGQVLVEAKGLTIEYPGRLGSPAFKAVDGVSFTVSEGEVFGLVGESGSGKTTIGRAIAGLNRTTGGSLNVLGYEMLNFKERTFKPLRKEIGFVFQDPAASFNPQLTIGDCVAEPLVIHTNPSPAQARKRVGELLESVQLPASYADRFPHELSGGQRQRASLARALILNPKLLIADEPTSALDVSVQAKVLELFREIQREFGFAALFISHDLAVVDMLSHWVGVLYKGKLVEQGIGHHVMSSPQHDYTKRLIASLPVPDPAEQARRREDHRALLGI; from the coding sequence ATGACCATCAATATCGGATCTGTTTCTGACCGGCACGCCGCCGGCACCGGACCGGTGCTGGATATTGACCATCTCAAGGTCACGTTCGCCACCGACGCCGGGGACGTCTACGCCGTCAAGGACGTGAGCCTTGAGGTGAAGGCGGGGGAAGTGCTCGCCATCGTCGGTGAATCCGGTTCTGGCAAGACCGTGACGGCCAAGACCATCCTGGGCCTGCTGCCGGAAACTGCCATCAGCTCCGGGGCGGTGCTGATCAACGGCAGCAACGTCATCAGTGTCAGCCCGGGGAAGCTGCGCCAGATCCGGGGACGTGACGTGGCCATGGTCTTCCAGGAGCCGTCCACGGCACTGAACCCCGTGTTTACGGTCGGCTGGCAGATCGCCGAAGGGATCCTTGCCCACGCAAGCCGGGACAGCGGCAAGCGGGTTACGGCGAAAGAGGCGAAGGCCAAGGCCGTCGAAGCCCTGCGCAAGGTGGGGATCCCGGACCCGGAAACCCGCGTCAACTACTACCCGCACCAGTTCTCCGGCGGCCAGAAGCAGCGCGTGGTCATCGCCGCAGCGCTCGCCCTGAACCCGGGGCTGATCGTGGCCGACGAACCCACCACCGCCCTGGACGTCACTGTGCAGGCGGAGATCCTGGAGCTCCTGCGGGACCTAAGGGACAAGTACGGGACGTCCATTGTGCTGATCACGCACAACATGGGCGTCGTGGCCGACCTCGCCGACCGCGTCGTGGTGATGTACCAGGGCGACGTCGTCGAGGAAGCCAGCGCGAGATCCCTCTTCGCCGATCCGCGGCAGGACTACACGCGGAAGCTGCTGGCCGCCGTCCCGCACCTTGGCCGGCACTCGGCCTCCGAAGGTATGACGGAGCGGGCGCACCAGGGCGGGCAGGTGCTGGTGGAGGCCAAGGGCCTCACCATCGAATATCCCGGACGGCTTGGCAGCCCCGCCTTCAAGGCAGTGGACGGGGTGAGCTTCACGGTGTCCGAGGGCGAGGTGTTCGGACTCGTTGGCGAGTCCGGCTCCGGGAAGACCACCATCGGCCGGGCCATCGCCGGCCTCAACCGGACCACCGGCGGAAGCCTGAACGTCCTGGGCTACGAGATGCTGAACTTCAAGGAACGGACCTTCAAGCCGCTTCGCAAGGAGATCGGGTTCGTCTTCCAGGACCCGGCAGCGTCCTTCAACCCGCAGCTGACCATCGGCGACTGCGTCGCCGAACCGCTGGTCATCCACACAAACCCTTCACCGGCGCAGGCGCGCAAGCGCGTGGGTGAGCTGCTGGAGTCAGTCCAGTTGCCGGCGTCGTACGCTGACCGTTTTCCGCATGAGCTGTCCGGCGGGCAGCGCCAGCGCGCCTCCCTGGCGCGGGCGCTAATCCTGAACCCGAAACTGCTCATCGCCGATGAGCCGACGTCGGCGCTGGACGTTTCGGTGCAGGCGAAAGTCCTGGAGCTCTTCCGTGAGATCCAGCGGGAGTTCGGGTTCGCGGCGCTGTTCATCAGCCACGACCTTGCGGTGGTGGATATGCTGTCGCACTGGGTCGGGGTGCTGTACAAGGGCAAACTCGTTGAGCAGGGAATCGGTCATCACGTCATGAGCTCTCCGCAGCATGACTACACGAAGCGCCTGATCGCGTCGCTGCCTGTCCCGGATCCGGCCGAGCAGGCGAGGCGCCGGGAGGACCACCGCGCCCTGTTGGGCATCTGA
- a CDS encoding ABC transporter permease — MSTNPPVEASVHRKAPLLKRLPVISHFNKSVGLQRGMLVVGLVLTGTFLLTAIFAPLLAPYGFAQLSDADGSFPTQQAPGGKHLLGTTVGGYDVLSRVIWGSQTAILVILVAVVLSIFAGVILGLVSGYLGGWLDRILVVVADAIYAFPSLLVAIVMAIVISGGESSLFGGVLAAAISITVVFIPQYFRVIRAETIRLKAEPFVESAKVVGASSIRIMGRHIYRNATRTLPLIFTLNASEAILTLAGLGFLGFGIEPSSAAEWGFDLNKALADTTSGIWWTGVFPGLAIVWTVLGLTLVGESINDLNDPRLRGRKRAGNKGGPDPTAAARAAISADVRSS; from the coding sequence ATGAGCACCAACCCTCCAGTGGAAGCCAGCGTGCACCGCAAAGCACCGCTGCTCAAACGGCTGCCCGTCATTTCCCATTTCAACAAAAGCGTCGGACTCCAGCGGGGCATGCTCGTCGTCGGCCTCGTCCTGACGGGCACGTTCCTCCTGACCGCCATTTTCGCGCCGCTCCTCGCCCCCTATGGATTTGCGCAACTTTCCGACGCCGACGGCAGCTTTCCCACGCAGCAGGCTCCCGGCGGAAAGCATCTGCTGGGCACCACCGTGGGCGGCTACGATGTCCTGTCCCGGGTCATCTGGGGCTCCCAAACCGCCATCCTCGTGATCCTTGTGGCCGTGGTGCTGTCCATCTTCGCCGGCGTCATCCTCGGCCTGGTGAGCGGGTATCTCGGCGGCTGGCTCGACCGCATCCTCGTGGTGGTGGCAGACGCCATCTACGCGTTCCCGTCACTACTGGTGGCCATCGTCATGGCCATCGTCATCAGCGGCGGCGAGTCCAGCCTCTTTGGCGGCGTGCTCGCCGCGGCGATCTCCATCACCGTGGTGTTCATTCCGCAGTACTTCCGGGTCATCAGGGCGGAGACCATCAGGCTCAAGGCCGAACCCTTTGTCGAATCAGCGAAGGTGGTGGGTGCCTCCAGCATCCGCATCATGGGCAGGCACATCTACCGGAATGCCACCCGCACCCTTCCGCTCATTTTCACCCTGAATGCCTCAGAGGCGATCCTGACCCTCGCGGGCCTGGGCTTTCTGGGATTTGGCATCGAGCCCTCGTCCGCCGCCGAATGGGGCTTCGACCTCAACAAGGCGCTGGCGGACACCACGTCAGGCATCTGGTGGACCGGCGTGTTCCCGGGTCTCGCCATCGTCTGGACGGTGCTTGGCCTCACGCTGGTGGGGGAGAGCATCAACGACCTCAACGATCCCCGCCTCCGCGGGCGCAAGCGCGCCGGGAACAAGGGCGGACCCGACCCGACCGCGGCGGCCCGGGCAGCCATTTCAGCAGATGTGAGAAGCTCATGA
- the mnmA gene encoding tRNA 2-thiouridine(34) synthase MnmA, translating to MRVLAAMSGGVDSAVAAARAVEAGHDVVGVHLALSRMPGTLRTGSRGCCTIEDSRDAWRACDVLGIPYYVWDFSERFKEDVVQDFIDEYAAGRTPNPCMRCNERIKFAALLEKAIALGFDAVCTGHYAKVIEDTDGNRELHRAADWAKDQSYVLGVLTHEQLKHSMFPLADTPSKAEVRAEAERRGLSVANKPDSHDICFIPDGDTAGWLAEKIDMTTGDIVDETGAKVGEHGGANTFTVGQRRGLKLGRPAADGKPRFVLEIRPKENRVVVGPEALLAIDEIRGIKVSWAGLPIDEVDSGADFDCHAQVRAHGDPVPAIARMERIADDAGIERDSLVVTLTDPLRGVSPGQTVVLYQGSRVLGQATIDAARSLQRAQL from the coding sequence ATGCGAGTTCTAGCAGCCATGAGCGGCGGAGTTGACTCCGCCGTTGCCGCCGCCCGCGCCGTCGAGGCGGGGCACGACGTCGTTGGCGTTCACCTCGCGCTATCGAGGATGCCGGGCACCCTGCGCACCGGCAGCAGGGGCTGCTGCACCATTGAAGATTCGCGCGATGCCTGGCGGGCCTGCGACGTCCTGGGGATTCCCTACTACGTGTGGGACTTCTCGGAGCGGTTCAAGGAGGATGTGGTCCAGGACTTCATCGACGAGTACGCCGCCGGCCGCACCCCCAACCCCTGCATGCGCTGCAACGAGCGCATTAAGTTTGCCGCCCTGCTCGAAAAGGCGATCGCCCTCGGGTTCGATGCCGTGTGCACGGGCCACTATGCCAAGGTCATCGAGGACACCGACGGAAACCGCGAGCTGCACCGGGCCGCCGACTGGGCGAAGGACCAGAGCTACGTCCTGGGCGTGCTCACCCATGAGCAGCTGAAGCACTCCATGTTCCCGCTCGCGGACACCCCGTCGAAGGCGGAAGTGCGCGCGGAGGCCGAACGGCGCGGACTGTCAGTGGCCAACAAGCCGGACAGCCACGACATCTGCTTCATCCCGGACGGCGACACCGCCGGATGGCTCGCGGAAAAGATCGACATGACTACGGGCGACATCGTGGATGAGACCGGCGCCAAGGTGGGCGAACACGGCGGAGCGAACACGTTCACCGTCGGGCAGCGGCGGGGGCTGAAGCTTGGCCGGCCGGCGGCGGACGGCAAGCCGCGGTTCGTGCTGGAGATCCGGCCGAAGGAAAACAGGGTGGTGGTGGGCCCCGAGGCCCTGCTGGCCATCGACGAGATCCGCGGCATCAAGGTGTCCTGGGCCGGCCTGCCCATCGATGAGGTTGACTCCGGCGCCGACTTTGACTGCCATGCGCAGGTGCGCGCACACGGCGACCCCGTTCCTGCCATTGCGCGGATGGAGCGTATTGCCGACGACGCCGGGATCGAGCGGGACAGCCTTGTGGTGACCCTAACCGATCCGCTGCGCGGTGTTTCGCCGGGCCAGACCGTGGTGCTCTACCAGGGCAGCAGGGTCCTCGGCCAGGCGACCATCGACGCTGCGCGGTCCCTGCAGCGGGCGCAGCTCTAA
- a CDS encoding ABC transporter permease: MTTLIEAPPSDADGLLPTKKKKSGGGLGQYILIRFLLIFPTIFILVTMVFFLMRITGDPITAAMGGRLPPEQLQQRIHDAGYDRPLPVQYFEYLAQLVTGNFGTTLSDNRQVTEMLATYGSATLELTINALIVALLVGIPFGMIAAHRRDHLPDAVLRVFAILCYATPVFFAGLLLKLTFAVWLGWLPVAGRAKTSSELALTGLQAPTGIYWLDALRSGNMAALGDVMAHAVLPAVALGLLTAGIFLRLVRTNLIGTLGRDYIEAGRSRGVSEFRLVTKHAYKPALIPIITVMGLQIAVMLGGAVLTEKTFEWKGLGFQLANYLTARDFVAVQGIVVLLAVIVAITNFIVDIVAALIDPRVRY, encoded by the coding sequence ATGACAACTCTCATTGAGGCGCCGCCAAGCGACGCAGACGGCCTTTTGCCGACAAAGAAAAAGAAGTCCGGCGGGGGACTGGGCCAGTACATTCTGATCCGGTTCCTCCTGATCTTTCCCACTATCTTCATCCTGGTCACCATGGTGTTCTTCCTCATGAGGATCACCGGCGACCCCATCACGGCTGCCATGGGCGGCCGCCTGCCTCCGGAGCAGCTGCAGCAGCGGATTCACGATGCCGGATACGACCGGCCGCTCCCCGTCCAGTACTTCGAATACCTGGCCCAGCTGGTGACCGGCAATTTCGGCACCACCCTGTCTGACAACCGCCAGGTAACTGAGATGCTGGCAACCTATGGTTCGGCCACGCTCGAACTCACCATTAATGCACTGATCGTCGCGCTTTTGGTGGGCATTCCATTCGGGATGATCGCCGCGCACCGGCGTGACCATCTTCCCGACGCGGTACTGCGCGTTTTTGCCATTCTCTGCTATGCCACACCCGTATTTTTTGCCGGTTTGCTGCTGAAGCTGACCTTCGCCGTGTGGCTGGGCTGGCTGCCCGTGGCAGGTCGGGCGAAAACCTCCAGCGAACTTGCCCTCACCGGGCTCCAGGCACCAACCGGAATCTATTGGCTGGACGCGCTCAGAAGCGGCAATATGGCCGCCCTCGGCGACGTGATGGCGCATGCCGTCCTGCCCGCTGTTGCCCTGGGCCTGCTGACAGCAGGCATCTTCCTCCGTCTGGTGCGAACCAATCTCATCGGCACACTGGGCCGCGACTACATCGAAGCGGGCCGCTCCCGGGGCGTCAGTGAATTTCGGCTGGTCACCAAGCACGCCTACAAGCCTGCCCTAATCCCCATCATCACCGTCATGGGCCTCCAGATCGCGGTGATGCTCGGCGGCGCAGTGCTTACGGAAAAAACCTTTGAGTGGAAAGGGCTGGGCTTCCAGCTGGCCAACTACCTGACGGCCCGCGACTTTGTGGCCGTCCAGGGCATCGTAGTCCTCCTGGCCGTCATCGTCGCCATCACCAACTTCATCGTGGACATCGTGGCCGCGCTGATCGATCCCCGTGTGAGGTACTGA